The Flavobacterium sp. 1 genome contains the following window.
CCAGACAGATTAGAGATTAAAAAATTTAATCCAATCTTGAAAAGAGTTACTGTTCATAAAGAAATTAAATAATAATTAGAGATTTAAAAAACCTCAAATGATTTACATTTGAGAATTTTATTTAAATTTCAAATAACTTTCAATCATGGCAAAGAAAACCGTAGCATCGTTACAAACATCTTCTAAGAGATTATCAAAAGCCATCAAAATGGTGAAATCTCCAGTAACTGGCGCATATACATTCGTTGAATCTATTATGGCTCCTGAAGAAGTTGATGAATTCTTGAAAAAGAAATAATTAACTAATACATTTTATAGAAAAGCTACTTTCATTCGGAAGTAGCTTTTTTATTTTCTATATTTACACCTCGAAATTAAAAGATTTTTTGAGAATTTCCTTAAACGCAGATTGTATTGTTTTTAATTGATTTTTCTTATATAAATTAACAAATGTGAATTACAAATCATAAAACTCCATGAGCTTTTTTAAAAAAATATTCTCTTCAGAGAAAAAAGACTCGAGCTTAAGCCAAGAGGCAAAAGACACATTAGACAAAGGTTTAGAAAAAACTAAAACTAGTTTTTTTTCTAAGTTAACCAAAGCGGTAGCTGGGAAATCAAAAGTAGATGATGATGTTTTGGACAATTTAGAAGAAGTTCTTGTTTCTTCGGATGTGGGAGTCAATACAACCCTAAAAATAATCAGTCGAATTGAAAAAAGAGTAGAGGAAGATAAATACCTTGGCACTGATGAGCTCAATCAGATTTTGAGAGATGAAATTGCAGGATTATTATCGGAGACTAATACTGGTGAAGCAACCGAATTTACTATTCCAGTGAATACTAAACCTTATGTTTTGATGGTTGTTGGAGTGAATGGAGTGGGTAAAACTACAACAATTGGAAAACTGGCTTATCAATTTAAAAAAGCAGGTTTTAAAGTGGTTCTTGGAGCAGCGGATACCTTTCGCGCGGCAGCCATTGATCAATTGCAAATTTGGGCTGATAGAGTAGGCGTGCCGATAGTTCGACAAGATATGGGAAGCGATCCGGCTTCGGTGGCATTTGATACGTTGCAATCTGCGGTGGCTCAAAATGCTGATGTTGTTATTATTGATACAGCTGGCCGTCTGCACAATAAAATCAACCTGATGAATGAACTTTCAAAAGTAAAAAGAGTTATGCAAAAGGTGGTTGGTGACGCTCCACATGATGTAATGCTGGTTTTGGATGGTTCTACAGGACAAAACGCATTTGAGCAAGCCAAACAATTTACTGCTGCAACTGAGGTTTCGTGCTTAGCGGTTACCAAATTAGACGGTACTGCCAAAGGTGGTGTTGTTATCGGTATTTCAGACCAGTTTCAAATTCCGGTAAAATACATTGGAGTTGGAGAAGGAATTGAAGATTTGCAGATTTTTAATAAATACGAGTTTGTAGATAGTTTTTTTAAATAATTAAGTTCATGAATTTTTCTTTTTTAAAAAATGCCAGCCCTATATATTTTTATTTTGTAAGTATAGCGGCTTTTGTATTGGCAAACATTATTAGAACAACTAGTGTTGGTCTTTATTATGCTTTATTGATTGTTGGATTGGTTTTTTTCTTTTTGGGATTGATGAGGAGGATTAAAAAGTAAGCGACTATATTTAGATTATCATCTGAATTCTTAGAAATAAAAAGTTTAGCGGTGTTTTGTAATTTATTAAACCATTACAAAATACCGCTAATTATTTAGTATCTATTAGTATCTATTTGATTGATAGTTAGTGAAAAATGATTTTCTTCCTTACTGATACAAAGCACTAATTTTGGACCATAGCTCTTCATCAAAACCGGATAGGGCAAAAGTTGGATTATCTGGATTTGCTACGTCTCCCATTCGGATGACTACCATTTTTTTGCTGGGAACGACATAGATTTTTTGGTCGTTTTTGCCTAATGCCATAAACATATCATTGGGAGCAGTCGGGATTAAACTGCCTTTAAGCTGCAGTTGCGATTGAGGTAAATGATAGCTTGCTTTGCCATTCAGCCACCATAAATAGCCGTAACCTAAGTTGATGTTTTGGGAAGTGTTTGTAGCTTCGTTGAAATAGCTTTCGTTCAGGATTACATTATTTTCCCATTTTCCTTTATTGTACATTAATAGTCCAAAACGAGCCATGCTTCTGGTGGTACTGCTGTAAACAATATTGTTGCCAGAGGTAAACCAAGTGCCATTCATTCCTATTTTGTCTCTTAATTTGGCATTGAAATAGTTATTCCACGATTGTCCGCTGGCTTGTGCAATGATGTCCTGCAGTTTTACATATACGTTGTGATACGCCCAGCGTGTTCCTGCATCGGCGGTG
Protein-coding sequences here:
- a CDS encoding DUF4295 domain-containing protein, producing MAKKTVASLQTSSKRLSKAIKMVKSPVTGAYTFVESIMAPEEVDEFLKKK
- the ftsY gene encoding signal recognition particle-docking protein FtsY, which gives rise to MSFFKKIFSSEKKDSSLSQEAKDTLDKGLEKTKTSFFSKLTKAVAGKSKVDDDVLDNLEEVLVSSDVGVNTTLKIISRIEKRVEEDKYLGTDELNQILRDEIAGLLSETNTGEATEFTIPVNTKPYVLMVVGVNGVGKTTTIGKLAYQFKKAGFKVVLGAADTFRAAAIDQLQIWADRVGVPIVRQDMGSDPASVAFDTLQSAVAQNADVVIIDTAGRLHNKINLMNELSKVKRVMQKVVGDAPHDVMLVLDGSTGQNAFEQAKQFTAATEVSCLAVTKLDGTAKGGVVIGISDQFQIPVKYIGVGEGIEDLQIFNKYEFVDSFFK
- a CDS encoding serine hydrolase, producing MSKSILLLVFAFFCINCSSNNDEPVPTPTETLYFPPLTGTDWETKSIENLGWKQSAVQPLLDYLEVKHSKGFIILVNGRIVMENYFNGHDAAANWYWASAGKTLTSTLTGIAQQENLININNKVSQYIGTGWTSAPLAKENLITCKHLLTMTSGLDDSTDDVSPSALTYTADAGTRWAYHNVYVKLQDIIAQASGQSWNNYFNAKLRDKIGMNGTWFTSGNNIVYSSTTRSMARFGLLMYNKGKWENNVILNESYFNEATNTSQNINLGYGYLWWLNGKASYHLPQSQLQLKGSLIPTAPNDMFMALGKNDQKIYVVPSKKMVVIRMGDVANPDNPTFALSGFDEELWSKISALYQ